The following are encoded in a window of Acidicapsa ligni genomic DNA:
- a CDS encoding sigma-54-dependent Fis family transcriptional regulator: MHDEWLNCFRADLRRRLEFDALDIVVYKQDSNEIEWRSPVTDNSSSQEIEVAESLYWTVYQNREAVWIEDCRVDGDCSMSRQILRASCGLNMGYRSFCGVPIETSSRRLGVLALAGFQPNLFTADDVELLSRASSQLSVVIENSLYRDSSKHLEGRITDEDVFAEDAEQGDNHFAGMVGRSAALRRVLKQVEIVASTNSTVLIFGETGTGKELVARAIHDLSSRRQSPFVTLNCAAIPTGLLESELFGHEKGAFTGAIAQRMGRFELANRGTIFLDEIGEISLELQPKLLRVLQQREFERLGSGRTLKTDARLVAATNRDLKAMVEEQKFRADLFYRLHVFPLHVPPLRERTEDIPLLVRHFVQIFSRRMNRRIETVPAETMEGLVRYNWPGNIRELENVIERAVILSPGSVLRVPLQDLRCQVISSGAGATAGTLEEVERAQILATLKETRWVLSGPNGAAIRLGLNRSTLQFRMKKLGISRPGM, translated from the coding sequence ATGCATGATGAGTGGCTAAATTGCTTCAGGGCGGACCTTCGAAGAAGGCTTGAATTCGACGCGCTTGACATTGTTGTCTATAAGCAGGATTCGAACGAAATCGAATGGCGCTCGCCGGTCACCGACAACTCTTCGTCGCAAGAGATCGAAGTTGCGGAATCGCTCTATTGGACCGTATATCAAAACCGGGAAGCGGTCTGGATCGAAGATTGCCGTGTCGACGGCGATTGCTCCATGTCGAGGCAGATACTCAGGGCATCCTGCGGGCTTAACATGGGTTATCGATCCTTTTGCGGGGTACCTATAGAGACATCTAGCCGCCGTCTTGGGGTTTTGGCACTTGCCGGTTTTCAGCCCAATCTGTTTACTGCCGATGACGTTGAGTTGCTGAGCCGGGCATCGAGTCAACTATCCGTTGTGATTGAAAACTCGCTCTACCGGGATAGTTCGAAGCATCTTGAGGGTCGAATAACCGATGAGGATGTCTTCGCTGAGGATGCGGAGCAAGGCGACAATCATTTTGCCGGCATGGTAGGCCGGAGTGCTGCCTTGCGCCGGGTTCTCAAACAGGTAGAGATCGTTGCATCCACTAACTCCACCGTCTTGATCTTTGGTGAGACGGGAACCGGAAAGGAACTCGTCGCGCGTGCGATTCACGATCTCAGTTCGAGGCGCCAAAGCCCCTTTGTCACTTTGAACTGCGCTGCAATTCCAACCGGGTTGCTGGAGAGCGAGCTATTCGGTCATGAGAAGGGTGCTTTTACCGGGGCCATTGCACAACGAATGGGCAGGTTTGAGTTGGCAAACCGTGGGACGATATTTCTCGATGAGATCGGGGAGATTTCGCTCGAACTGCAGCCGAAACTTTTACGTGTTCTGCAACAAAGGGAATTTGAACGCCTCGGAAGCGGGCGCACGCTTAAGACCGACGCGCGTCTCGTCGCTGCGACAAATCGAGATCTCAAGGCGATGGTCGAAGAGCAGAAATTTCGCGCCGATCTGTTCTATCGGCTCCATGTCTTTCCTCTTCATGTGCCGCCCTTACGGGAACGCACAGAAGACATTCCGTTGCTGGTAAGGCATTTTGTCCAGATCTTTTCACGCCGGATGAATCGACGGATCGAGACTGTGCCGGCCGAGACCATGGAAGGTCTTGTTCGCTATAACTGGCCGGGCAACATTCGCGAACTTGAAAATGTCATCGAACGAGCGGTGATCCTTTCGCCTGGATCGGTATTGCGCGTTCCTCTGCAGGATCTCCGCTGTCAAGTCATCTCATCTGGAGCCGGGGCAACGGCTGGAACGCTGGAAGAAGTCGAACGCGCTCAAATCCTTGCAACACTCAAAGAGACCCGTTGGGTTCTTTCAGGACCAAATGGCGCGGCGATACGATTGGGCCTCAACCGTTCCACGCTCCAATTCCGCATGAAGAAACTCGGCATTTCCCGGCCAGGAATGTAA
- a CDS encoding STAS domain-containing protein → MSRIESRRIGELDLHVETSNSHVLLSLTGKVTIDSSPDLRNHLLEVLGDASLEQVSVDLKGVSYLDISGIATLLEALKIARARKTRLLLTGLQDRPRYLLEVSGLLPFFEEASDMNQGVSLKGPE, encoded by the coding sequence TTGTCCAGGATTGAATCGCGAAGAATCGGCGAGCTTGATCTCCACGTGGAGACGAGTAACTCACACGTGCTCCTCAGCCTTACAGGCAAAGTCACGATCGACTCCTCCCCCGATCTCCGCAATCACCTTCTTGAAGTTCTCGGGGATGCCTCCCTCGAACAGGTCTCGGTCGACCTCAAGGGTGTCTCTTACCTGGACATCTCAGGGATCGCCACGCTCCTCGAAGCCCTCAAGATTGCACGAGCCCGCAAGACCCGCCTCCTGTTGACTGGATTGCAGGATCGTCCACGCTACCTGCTTGAAGTTTCGGGCCTCTTGCCCTTCTTTGAAGAGGCAAGCGATATGAATCAGGGTGTCTCTTTGAAAGGACCGGAATGA
- a CDS encoding AI-2E family transporter: MIMLDRRTASILFTSLCFVLVVGAIYCARQVILIFILAILFTHLLEPVVHFLQRHSLFFRDLRGPAVVETYLASVILIAFMIFGFVPGVTNAPATLVQSAAASLDDLGNGNVIASIGNQNGWAASQTQQLKQFIVGHRAQIHGMVENIESGVPSVLGGLALVPILAIFFLRDGRIIARAAVCVVAPWGHAETLQGIIDEVAIVLRTYMRTQVNLALSSLVFYWAVLLLFRFPHAIALGLLGAGLEFIPVAGWMITAAVILIMGVFTQSSWIWVGVLLLIWRGVQDYVNVPRVMGKHLRIHPLLSIFGIMVGYEIGGVIGVFFSVPVMAVTGVIWRRLTPPLSQTTV; this comes from the coding sequence ATGATCATGCTTGACCGCCGAACAGCGAGCATACTATTCACCTCCCTTTGTTTCGTCCTTGTGGTTGGAGCCATTTATTGCGCTAGGCAAGTCATCCTCATTTTTATCCTCGCGATCCTGTTCACTCATCTGCTCGAACCGGTGGTGCATTTTCTTCAGCGTCACTCATTGTTCTTCCGCGACCTGCGAGGGCCGGCTGTCGTCGAGACCTACCTTGCATCGGTGATCCTCATCGCATTCATGATTTTTGGCTTTGTTCCCGGTGTCACAAATGCACCGGCTACGCTGGTGCAGAGCGCGGCTGCCTCGCTCGATGATCTGGGCAACGGAAATGTCATTGCGAGTATCGGCAATCAGAATGGGTGGGCCGCATCCCAAACCCAGCAGCTCAAACAATTCATCGTGGGCCACAGGGCGCAGATCCATGGCATGGTGGAAAACATTGAGAGTGGGGTACCAAGTGTTTTGGGCGGGCTGGCTCTGGTTCCTATTCTTGCGATCTTCTTCCTGCGCGATGGAAGGATCATTGCGCGCGCGGCGGTATGCGTGGTTGCGCCGTGGGGTCATGCGGAGACGCTGCAAGGAATCATCGACGAGGTGGCCATCGTGCTGCGCACTTATATGAGAACGCAGGTAAATTTGGCCTTATCCTCCCTGGTCTTCTATTGGGCTGTATTGCTGCTGTTCCGGTTTCCTCATGCCATCGCTCTTGGCCTGCTAGGAGCAGGCCTTGAATTCATCCCAGTAGCAGGCTGGATGATCACCGCCGCTGTCATCCTCATTATGGGTGTTTTCACTCAGTCTTCATGGATTTGGGTAGGCGTGTTGCTTCTAATCTGGAGGGGCGTTCAGGATTACGTGAATGTTCCGCGTGTGATGGGTAAGCATTTGCGAATTCATCCGCTCCTCTCCATATTTGGCATCATGGTCGGATACGAGATCGGAGGCGTTATTGGGGTGTTCTTTTCAGTCCCGGTGATGGCTGTGACGGGAGTGATCTGGCGCAGATTGACTCCGCCGCTGTCCCAGACGACCGTGTGA
- a CDS encoding STAS domain-containing protein, translated as MLRIQRTENGDIVFRVSGRINAENVPELTALFISEEKHRPIVLDLKDLTLVDQDAVRFLESFETNGTTLQNCPAYVREWITKDRGDHELK; from the coding sequence ATGCTGAGAATTCAAAGAACAGAGAACGGGGACATTGTCTTTAGGGTGAGCGGGCGAATCAATGCAGAAAATGTACCTGAGTTGACGGCGCTGTTTATTTCAGAGGAGAAACACCGGCCCATCGTCTTGGACCTGAAAGACCTCACCCTAGTCGATCAAGACGCTGTCAGGTTTCTGGAAAGTTTCGAAACGAACGGTACCACGCTCCAGAATTGCCCTGCTTACGTTCGCGAGTGGATCACAAAGGATCGGGGAGACCATGAACTGAAGTAA
- a CDS encoding PAS domain-containing protein, whose product MNLQSVIDQVPAFVWYAGPDGSIEFLNRRGLTYTGFTLEQIRGWSWRESNILHPDDMESLYRAWSAIVACGKEGEIQARMRRFDGEYRWFLFRVAPLQDEMGTLIGWLGVDIEIDERQHAQDQLRRSELYLAEAQRLSQTGSFGWNVSTNELYFSEESFRVLGWDRATKPTLDLVLERAHPEDVVFVRETLEQASRSGRDFDFEHRLLMPDGSVKHVRAAGYGMKDETGNLEFAGAVMDITSAKQTEEKLQQFSGGLLRLLNTVPALLHTALPNGDLDFFNQPFLQYVGVPTGRIEGWGWTTVIHPEDVAGIVATWHASIASGEPFEYAARLRRADGEYRWMVHRKVALRDEWDKIIKWYGSSYDIEDMKRAEGILRESEAVLRQIVDSIPGLVTHSPDGETEFHNQHLLDFFGKTLEQMRDWSPNLHPDDRARVVNSWLHALATEEPFEFEYRAIGADGRCRWQHSIGQPVRGQDGRIVRWINLHSDIDKRKQAEEKLKLSEGFLAEAQRLSHSGSWSWNMNTDDSFWSQEMFRILGYDPATTNPSLDHFLERVHPEDRTMVERMVKQETSGSGGDVSSDYRIVLPDGTTKHLHAIAHPVTNESGEVVQVVGTSRDVTEQVQARRDLEKAFAEIKVLKDQLYRENLALRDEIDRVSMFEEIVGTSPALQAVLSRVIKVAPTDSTVLITGETGTGKELIARAIHRRSHRSSHAFVSVNCAVIPRDLIASELFGHEKGAFTGATQRRLGRFELAGGGTIFLDEVGELPVETQIALLRVLQEHEFERVGGTLSIKTDVRVITATNRDLPAAIAAGTFRSDLFYRLNVFPVEVPPLRDRTEDIPMLVEYFIDRFARKAGKSIREINKKSLDLLVSYAWPGNIRELQNIIERSVIVCETETFSVDESWISRQPQVDVRKSSLDLSEKLAAQEKEMIEAALRESEGRVFGPVGAAAKLGMPRSTLESKIRSLKINKNRFKK is encoded by the coding sequence ATGAATCTCCAGTCTGTCATTGACCAAGTCCCGGCCTTTGTCTGGTACGCCGGTCCCGATGGCTCAATTGAGTTTTTAAATCGCCGCGGGCTTACCTACACTGGATTCACTTTGGAGCAAATCAGGGGATGGAGCTGGAGAGAGTCGAACATTCTTCATCCTGATGACATGGAGAGCCTGTATCGGGCGTGGAGTGCAATCGTGGCATGCGGGAAAGAAGGCGAGATCCAGGCGCGCATGCGGCGTTTCGACGGTGAGTATAGATGGTTTTTATTTCGAGTTGCGCCCCTGCAGGACGAGATGGGAACGCTTATTGGGTGGCTTGGAGTAGACATTGAAATTGACGAACGTCAACATGCACAGGATCAACTCCGGCGTAGTGAGTTATATCTCGCTGAAGCTCAGAGATTGAGCCAAACAGGCAGCTTTGGCTGGAATGTCTCCACCAATGAACTCTACTTTTCAGAAGAGTCGTTCCGGGTTCTCGGCTGGGATCGGGCAACCAAACCCACGCTGGATTTGGTACTTGAGCGCGCTCATCCAGAGGACGTGGTTTTTGTGAGAGAGACACTGGAGCAAGCATCGCGATCCGGAAGGGATTTTGATTTTGAGCATCGATTGCTCATGCCGGATGGTTCCGTGAAACATGTCCGGGCCGCGGGTTACGGAATGAAGGACGAAACCGGCAACCTCGAATTTGCCGGAGCAGTGATGGACATTACCTCAGCAAAGCAAACCGAAGAAAAACTGCAACAATTTTCTGGCGGTCTCCTGAGGCTACTCAACACGGTTCCAGCTCTGCTCCACACGGCGTTGCCGAACGGTGACCTCGATTTCTTCAATCAGCCATTTCTGCAATATGTTGGCGTGCCGACTGGGAGGATAGAGGGCTGGGGCTGGACAACCGTGATCCATCCCGAAGATGTTGCCGGGATTGTGGCGACATGGCACGCGTCCATAGCCAGTGGTGAGCCCTTCGAGTACGCAGCGCGCCTGCGGCGAGCCGACGGGGAATATCGCTGGATGGTTCACCGCAAAGTGGCGCTGCGCGACGAGTGGGACAAGATCATCAAGTGGTATGGCTCAAGCTACGATATCGAAGACATGAAGCGGGCAGAGGGGATTTTGCGCGAGAGCGAGGCAGTTCTTCGTCAAATTGTAGATAGCATTCCCGGCCTTGTAACTCACTCTCCAGATGGTGAGACTGAATTCCACAATCAACATCTCTTAGACTTTTTCGGCAAGACCCTTGAGCAAATGAGGGACTGGAGCCCGAACTTGCATCCGGATGATCGTGCGCGTGTTGTGAATTCATGGCTTCACGCATTAGCGACTGAGGAGCCGTTTGAATTTGAGTATCGCGCCATAGGCGCTGATGGGAGGTGTCGCTGGCAGCACTCAATAGGTCAGCCCGTGCGGGGCCAGGATGGCCGAATTGTCCGGTGGATCAATCTGCACTCGGACATCGACAAGCGTAAACAAGCGGAGGAAAAGCTGAAGCTTAGTGAAGGATTTCTGGCCGAAGCGCAGCGACTCTCTCACAGCGGAAGCTGGTCATGGAATATGAATACGGATGATAGCTTTTGGTCTCAGGAAATGTTCCGCATTCTGGGCTACGATCCCGCAACGACAAATCCCTCGTTGGATCATTTCCTCGAAAGAGTTCATCCCGAAGATCGGACTATGGTCGAGCGGATGGTGAAACAGGAGACGTCCGGATCGGGGGGAGATGTATCGTCCGATTACCGAATTGTACTTCCGGATGGGACAACCAAGCACTTGCACGCTATTGCCCATCCGGTGACGAACGAATCGGGCGAAGTCGTTCAAGTGGTCGGCACAAGCCGGGACGTGACCGAGCAGGTACAGGCCAGAAGGGATCTGGAGAAAGCATTTGCCGAGATCAAGGTTCTTAAAGATCAGCTCTACAGGGAGAATCTGGCTTTGCGCGATGAGATCGATCGAGTCTCGATGTTTGAAGAAATTGTGGGCACCTCTCCGGCACTGCAGGCCGTCCTCTCCAGAGTTATCAAAGTGGCTCCCACCGATTCGACTGTGCTCATAACAGGTGAGACCGGAACGGGGAAAGAGCTGATCGCGAGGGCGATCCATAGACGGTCGCACCGCTCGTCACATGCTTTTGTTAGCGTGAACTGCGCTGTAATTCCGCGCGACCTGATCGCGTCTGAGCTGTTTGGCCATGAAAAGGGCGCATTCACAGGGGCTACCCAGCGACGATTGGGCCGATTCGAATTGGCGGGTGGCGGAACAATCTTTCTTGATGAGGTAGGCGAGCTTCCTGTCGAAACCCAAATTGCTTTGCTGCGTGTTTTGCAGGAACACGAATTTGAGCGGGTCGGTGGAACGTTATCCATTAAAACCGATGTACGAGTGATTACCGCCACGAACCGAGACTTGCCCGCGGCCATCGCCGCAGGCACTTTTCGTAGCGACCTGTTTTACCGGCTCAACGTTTTTCCGGTTGAGGTTCCTCCTCTGCGGGATCGAACGGAAGATATTCCCATGCTGGTTGAGTACTTCATTGATCGTTTCGCAAGAAAGGCGGGAAAGAGCATACGAGAGATCAATAAGAAGAGTCTGGACTTACTTGTGTCTTACGCATGGCCAGGTAACATTCGCGAATTGCAAAACATCATCGAACGGTCTGTTATCGTGTGCGAAACAGAGACGTTCTCGGTAGATGAAAGCTGGATTTCTCGACAGCCCCAGGTAGATGTTCGGAAGAGTTCACTCGACCTCTCCGAAAAGCTTGCGGCCCAGGAAAAGGAGATGATCGAGGCTGCCCTGCGAGAGAGTGAAGGGCGAGTCTTCGGACCAGTAGGAGCGGCCGCCAAGCTAGGAATGCCGCGATCTACTCTGGAGTCGAAGATTCGTTCCCTGAAAATCAATAAGAACCGATTTAAAAAATAA
- a CDS encoding MlaE family ABC transporter permease: MSAPLAAVGKATFGLLDYFGGLSGQIWASTRALPATMPLIGNKYRWKASVRQMMQIGVDAFPMVALMSLCSGFILALQGAGELRKFGAINFVIDLVAVGFTRELGPLITALAVSGRSGSAFSAEIGTMVVTEEMDALRVMAFEPVEFVLAPKFLATLVAVPCLSIFANMSGILAGGIFMFFIAHLPLEQFVKLALNAIQMQDIVSGLIKSTAFATVIVQVGCFEGFRVRGGPESVGIATTAAVVKSTFLVIIVDAIFTAIFYFMGIS; encoded by the coding sequence ATGAGCGCTCCACTAGCAGCCGTCGGTAAAGCCACTTTCGGCTTGCTCGATTATTTTGGGGGACTGAGTGGGCAGATATGGGCTTCGACACGAGCCTTGCCTGCCACGATGCCTCTGATCGGCAACAAGTATCGATGGAAGGCATCCGTTCGTCAGATGATGCAGATCGGCGTGGACGCATTCCCGATGGTCGCCCTGATGTCACTCTGCTCGGGATTTATTTTGGCGTTGCAGGGCGCCGGGGAACTCCGTAAATTCGGCGCTATCAACTTTGTCATCGATCTGGTCGCTGTCGGTTTTACTCGCGAACTCGGACCGTTGATCACCGCCCTCGCCGTCAGCGGCCGCTCCGGTTCAGCATTTTCAGCCGAAATCGGAACGATGGTTGTTACCGAAGAGATGGACGCGCTGCGAGTCATGGCCTTTGAGCCGGTGGAATTCGTTCTCGCACCCAAGTTCCTGGCAACGCTTGTCGCCGTTCCTTGCCTGAGCATTTTCGCCAATATGAGCGGCATTCTCGCTGGCGGAATCTTCATGTTCTTCATCGCGCATCTGCCTCTCGAACAGTTCGTGAAACTCGCACTGAACGCGATTCAAATGCAGGACATCGTGAGCGGACTCATTAAGAGTACCGCCTTCGCAACCGTCATCGTCCAGGTGGGGTGTTTTGAAGGATTTCGAGTACGAGGCGGACCGGAATCTGTCGGAATTGCGACCACCGCCGCAGTCGTCAAGTCCACCTTCCTGGTCATCATTGTGGACGCAATCTTCACAGCCATCTTCTATTTCATGGGGATATCTTGA
- a CDS encoding ABC transporter ATP-binding protein produces the protein MAIISIRDLVVEYEGRRVLDRLNLEIEQGETMVLLGGSGSGKSTLLRHIIGLERPHSGHITIKGTDIASCSKAELKKMRRSIGVAFQSGALFNSYTLAENVALPLREQTALAPSIIDLMVWAKLAVVGLADFGKFHPQEISGGMKKRAAVARALALDPEILVFDEPSAGLDPIVAAELDELILLLKRAYQMTVIVVTHELPSAFKIADRIAMLHKGSFLAVGTRDEIRASQEPRIRQFLDRIPGHSVEPSAMQRHLENYLQGKEMNS, from the coding sequence ATGGCGATCATCTCGATTCGCGACCTGGTAGTTGAATACGAGGGGCGCCGTGTGCTCGACAGGCTGAACCTCGAAATCGAACAAGGCGAAACTATGGTCCTGCTCGGAGGCAGCGGCTCCGGGAAGAGCACGCTATTGCGCCATATCATCGGTCTTGAGCGGCCGCACTCCGGTCACATCACCATCAAGGGAACCGATATCGCCAGTTGCTCGAAAGCTGAGTTGAAAAAGATGCGGCGCTCCATCGGGGTCGCTTTTCAAAGCGGTGCCCTCTTCAATTCCTATACGCTCGCCGAAAATGTCGCCCTGCCGTTGCGCGAACAGACTGCACTGGCTCCATCGATCATCGATTTGATGGTCTGGGCAAAACTGGCCGTCGTAGGCTTAGCCGACTTCGGCAAGTTTCATCCGCAAGAGATCTCCGGCGGCATGAAGAAACGCGCTGCTGTGGCTCGCGCACTTGCACTCGATCCGGAAATTCTGGTCTTTGATGAGCCATCGGCTGGGCTAGACCCGATCGTTGCAGCGGAACTGGATGAACTGATCCTCCTGCTCAAACGTGCCTATCAGATGACAGTCATTGTCGTAACCCACGAGTTGCCCAGCGCGTTCAAAATCGCCGACAGAATTGCCATGCTGCACAAAGGCTCTTTCCTCGCGGTTGGAACCAGGGATGAAATCCGCGCAAGCCAGGAACCAAGGATCAGGCAGTTCCTCGATCGCATTCCCGGTCACTCCGTCGAACCATCCGCGATGCAACGCCATCTTGAAAACTATCTGCAAGGCAAGGAGATGAATTCATGA
- the cyoE gene encoding heme o synthase, giving the protein MGRSTKRHRSPVSTAAAAYWALTKPDVNMLVAVIVGIAFCLATTRASRHLQTLVLLNLVLGTLLMAGGSSALNQYIERRSDARMRRISRLPLAAGKLEPIAALCFGLLLSVAGALYLAVAVNALASLLAALASATYLFVYTPLKRITPLCTLAGAFPGAVPPLIGWAAASGSLSLEAWVLYSFLFIWQFPHFMAIAWMHRQDYVRARYRVLPGRSKRITFLKWQTLLPLLIAIPMTSVPTLLGYAGWVYASGSLLLSCLFLCCGVKLVVMRTSCAARRLLFASTIYLPSIFLLLVLDRT; this is encoded by the coding sequence ATGGGCCGCAGTACAAAGCGCCATCGCTCCCCGGTTTCAACAGCCGCTGCCGCTTATTGGGCCCTGACGAAGCCGGATGTAAACATGCTGGTTGCGGTCATAGTCGGTATCGCCTTCTGCCTGGCCACGACGCGCGCGAGTCGCCACTTGCAGACCTTGGTTCTTCTCAACTTAGTACTCGGAACTTTGCTGATGGCAGGCGGCAGCAGCGCACTTAACCAGTACATCGAGAGGCGTTCTGACGCACGGATGCGGCGGATCTCGCGCCTCCCTCTTGCGGCTGGAAAGTTGGAACCGATCGCAGCATTGTGCTTTGGGCTTTTATTGTCGGTGGCAGGCGCTCTTTACCTGGCGGTCGCAGTCAATGCGCTTGCATCTCTTCTTGCGGCTCTTGCGTCCGCAACCTACCTCTTCGTCTATACACCACTTAAGCGGATAACCCCGCTATGTACTTTGGCGGGAGCGTTTCCCGGCGCAGTGCCTCCTTTGATCGGATGGGCCGCAGCCTCCGGAAGTCTCAGCCTCGAGGCATGGGTGCTTTATTCATTTCTCTTCATATGGCAATTTCCTCACTTCATGGCAATAGCTTGGATGCATCGCCAAGATTATGTTAGGGCGCGCTATCGTGTGCTTCCCGGCAGATCGAAAAGAATCACGTTTCTAAAATGGCAGACGCTTCTACCTCTTCTAATTGCAATACCGATGACTAGCGTTCCAACGCTGCTGGGATATGCGGGCTGGGTCTACGCCAGTGGGTCTCTACTTCTAAGCTGTCTGTTTTTGTGTTGTGGAGTAAAGCTAGTCGTCATGCGAACTAGTTGCGCAGCGCGCCGCCTGCTATTCGCTTCAACCATTTACTTGCCCAGCATTTTTCTTCTGCTGGTGCTCGATAGGACATGA
- a CDS encoding MlaD family protein, with the protein MTTEAKVGAFVLGSLSILALILIGLVSQASGAGGIPYKTYVRDAGGIEPGAAVLFGGVESGRVKAVRPLASDPTQVEILLELKKGTPINSNSIAKLGALNIMSGPVLFVTTGSNDARRLAAGESISSQEAVSLDSIVGKLSQAADNANTLVPELQKDLSGINMQAQTLLGNLNTLTGGENQKKIEHSITQVDGLLTDTRPKINQGLDRLSALTQHADALMAKLSPVLDHTDATIQNVNGTVTELREPIRSDLVELQTTLKQTNELVAHMQVFLRANEDNTGDTIENLRITTENLNQLTDELKQRPFSLIRVKQSNDRKVPK; encoded by the coding sequence ATGACAACCGAGGCAAAGGTCGGAGCATTCGTGCTCGGGTCGCTATCAATTCTTGCCCTCATCCTAATCGGTCTGGTCAGCCAGGCCTCAGGCGCTGGCGGCATCCCTTATAAAACCTATGTTCGAGATGCCGGTGGCATTGAGCCGGGCGCTGCAGTCTTGTTCGGAGGCGTCGAATCCGGCAGGGTCAAAGCGGTGCGTCCCCTCGCAAGCGATCCCACTCAGGTCGAGATTCTGCTTGAACTCAAAAAGGGCACACCCATCAATTCCAATTCGATCGCCAAGCTGGGCGCGCTAAACATCATGAGCGGTCCGGTCTTGTTCGTGACCACAGGCAGCAATGATGCTCGCCGTCTGGCGGCAGGTGAATCCATCTCCTCCCAAGAGGCAGTCAGCCTCGACTCCATCGTCGGGAAGCTCTCACAAGCCGCTGACAACGCCAATACGCTGGTGCCTGAACTGCAAAAGGATTTAAGCGGCATCAACATGCAAGCGCAAACTCTGCTGGGCAATCTTAATACGCTCACCGGCGGAGAGAATCAGAAGAAAATTGAGCATTCGATTACCCAAGTAGATGGGCTTCTTACGGACACACGGCCGAAGATCAACCAAGGCCTCGATCGCCTTTCCGCATTGACCCAACATGCGGACGCCCTGATGGCTAAGCTCTCTCCGGTACTCGATCACACCGATGCCACAATTCAAAACGTAAACGGGACCGTTACTGAACTCCGCGAACCAATACGCTCAGATCTGGTTGAACTTCAGACCACCCTCAAGCAAACCAACGAGCTTGTCGCGCACATGCAGGTCTTTCTGCGCGCCAACGAAGACAATACCGGCGATACTATCGAGAACCTGCGAATCACCACCGAGAATCTGAATCAGTTGACCGACGAGTTGAAGCAGCGGCCATTCAGTCTCATCCGGGTCAAACAATCCAACGACCGTAAAGTTCCAAAGTAG